From the genome of Nitrososphaerales archaeon:
AGGATCATGGACTTCTTCCTAGACAACCCGCTGTCAGACTACTCGAAGAACGAGATTGCAAGAAATCTGGCAATGAGCAGGGTGACATTCTTCAAGTACTGGAAGGAACTGGAAAAGTCAGGGGCAGTGAAGCAGACGAGGCAAATCGGAAGGGCTACGATGTACAGGCTGGACCGAGAGAACGAGGTCGTGAAGCAGCTCATCAAGTTCGACATGGCTCTGGCAAGGAAGACCATGGAGAAGGCTGTGGAAGAGTACCAGAAGCCTGTCGCCGTAAAGCCGAGATCCCGCTAAAAAGAACCCCAGAACCGGAAAGTCGCTCGTGTGAGATGCGCCTGAGCTGTTTTGACTTGATGCGGATTGATGCTGTCCGATTGAGCTAGTGATAAAAGGTGGAAAATGTCGTGAATGTTGCTCGCGTTAGAGCTGCAGAGGGGCACCCACGCTTAACAGTGAAGACGAACCCCTGAAGACTTGACAGAACCTTCTGAACATGAAAACCACCAACACTAGACTCTCAATTTGCCAGCCTCGCGTATCCGCCCCTAGACGCGTTCGAAGCGAAGGTCGTCGGAATTCAACGGATTGGAAAGCGCGGCCGGAATCCTCTACCAGTCATCAGTGACTGAATGATTCCAGGCCAGAAGTCGCCCAGCCCCGCCGTCTGTGTCCAGCATGTTGATTTGAAACCGCACATGCGGCCTCGATATGTAGAATGAGCGGAACCTGAAGCAAATCTTATTTCATTCAGATTCCCACCACCCGTAGTTGGGTTCCACAGTACTGCTGTCTGGTGAATGCACGCTCTGGAAAAACAACGCTTTCGCTGGGAAGTCGGTATCGACTCTTTCCTACGATCAAGATCTTGGTTTCTTCAAGGCAGTCTCAGGAGGAAACATTTGGATGTCATTCAAGACTTTGCAAGTTGTTGAAACCCAAGCTAGCGAAACCGGATCCTTGCTCAAGAAGCATCGTGTTAACATCCACGTGAAGTTTCAAAATGGAGACGAGTACTTCTTGATGTTTCTTGTACAAGATGAAACAAGGTCTTTGGAAGTGAAGGCATGGATTGACAATCTTGTCAAGATTGGCCGAACGAACGATGAAGTATACCGACTCCTCAGGACAAGGGAAAAAGTCGCCCTCTCTGAAGTGTGCTCCATCCTTTCCAAGAATGGTCTGTCGAGCACCCCTTCAGACGGGCAAAGGATGGTTGAAGGACTGATCTCCTCTGGAGCTATTGAAGGCGTTTTTGACGGCGCTTCGTTCGTGAGCAAGATGGGGATGCAACGCGAATCGGTGCAATACCAAGTCGTCACATCGTTCGAGATGGGAAGAGATGGCGTAGTCAGTCTCAAGTGCCCCAGCTGTGGTTCGCCAATTCAGATGCTCGACAAGGCTTCGGTAAGGAAATGTGGTTATTGCGGCACCGAGTTCATGGTTCCGAAACGGATACTGGACACTTTGTAGCGGAA
Proteins encoded in this window:
- a CDS encoding zinc ribbon domain-containing protein, which codes for MGSTVLLSGECTLWKNNAFAGKSVSTLSYDQDLGFFKAVSGGNIWMSFKTLQVVETQASETGSLLKKHRVNIHVKFQNGDEYFLMFLVQDETRSLEVKAWIDNLVKIGRTNDEVYRLLRTREKVALSEVCSILSKNGLSSTPSDGQRMVEGLISSGAIEGVFDGASFVSKMGMQRESVQYQVVTSFEMGRDGVVSLKCPSCGSPIQMLDKASVRKCGYCGTEFMVPKRILDTL